One Gimesia aquarii DNA segment encodes these proteins:
- a CDS encoding alpha/beta hydrolase: MPLTTRTIGALSCQIYDELPTNQSPEVIAVISHGFGAPGDNLVPLGPEILNRNPALKNRVRFVFPAAPLSSLEIGIPDGRGWWMLDIEKLNAAILSGQIRDQRSKTPEGFLEASQKLSELIVELQKESGLPLSQFVLGGFSQGSIVSTEVALNLPEPPAALVIWSGTLLCEQRWISLAEKSKKFPVLQSHGTQDPILPYEGGIWLKEMFEQHQFEVDFSDFIGPHMIPKIALEKFADLLTDLKV, translated from the coding sequence ATGCCCCTCACTACAAGAACAATTGGTGCACTTAGCTGCCAGATTTACGATGAATTACCCACGAACCAAAGCCCGGAAGTTATAGCCGTCATCAGTCATGGTTTTGGCGCACCGGGTGATAACTTAGTACCATTGGGACCTGAGATATTGAATAGAAACCCTGCTTTAAAAAACCGAGTTCGATTCGTTTTTCCGGCAGCACCGCTTTCTTCCTTAGAAATAGGAATCCCTGATGGACGTGGCTGGTGGATGCTGGATATCGAGAAATTGAATGCTGCTATACTATCTGGACAAATCCGAGATCAAAGATCAAAGACTCCCGAGGGATTTTTGGAAGCCTCACAAAAACTGAGTGAATTAATTGTTGAGCTCCAAAAGGAATCTGGCTTACCACTCTCTCAATTTGTACTGGGAGGTTTTTCACAAGGATCAATCGTCTCAACAGAGGTGGCCCTAAACCTGCCGGAACCTCCGGCCGCCTTGGTCATTTGGTCTGGTACTTTGCTATGTGAACAAAGATGGATCTCGCTAGCAGAAAAATCAAAGAAGTTCCCCGTGTTACAGAGCCATGGAACACAGGACCCGATTCTGCCATATGAAGGGGGAATCTGGTTAAAAGAGATGTTTGAACAACATCAATTCGAAGTAGACTTCTCTGACTTTATAGGTCCACATATGATACCAAAAATTGCGTTGGAGAAATTTGCAGATCTACTTACTGATCTAAAGGTTTGA